One genomic segment of Ctenopharyngodon idella isolate HZGC_01 chromosome 7, HZGC01, whole genome shotgun sequence includes these proteins:
- the cd99l2 gene encoding CD99 antigen-like protein 2 isoform X3 — translation MGKKLSTWTLLAVFSLLIVKGISQDLNLADALDDDLPPTSPPKVNPAGGAGGAVKPSPKPVKPTVKEPAKPKQTGLEDLDLKDALDPNNDIKGNGKDSGKGDKDLSGGGRDDGKPGSRGGSQLSDDDLFDVGNDDSYKPDKGKGGKGASSGGDLDPADDNNYDTMAETGTIAGIVSAVGMALVGAVSGYISYQKKKLCFSIQQSLNADMVKADAPDAVVAQEPQVQQTLLQPPNAEPPTEENAV, via the exons ATGGGGAAAAAGCTCTCGACATGGACGCTTCTAGCGGTCTTTTCTCTGCTGATAGTGAAAG GCATAAGTCAGGATCTGAACTTGGCAGATGCATTGGATGATGACCTACCAC CTACCTCACCACCTAAAGTGAACCCAGCAGGTGGTGCAGGAGGAGCAG TGAAACCCAGTCCTAAACCTGTTAAGCCCACAGTCAAGGAACCAGCAAAGCCCAAACAAACAG GTTTGGAGGACTTAGATCTTAAAGATGCCCTGGATCCCAACAATGACATAAAAGGAAATGGCAAAGACTCTGGCAAAGGCG ATAAAGACCTCAGTGGAGGGGGCCGTGATGACGGCAAACCCGGTAGCAGAGGTG GTAGTCAACTGTCAGACGATGACCTGTTTGATGTGGGCAATGATGACTCCTACAAACCCGACAAAGGCAAAG GTGGAAAAGGTGCCAGTAGTGGGGGTGATTTGGATCCTGCTGATGACAATAACTACG ACACCATGGCTGAGACTGGAACCATCGCTGGTATTGTGAGCGCTGTTGGCATGGCTCTGGTTGGTGCAGTGAGCGGCTACATCTCCTACCAGAAAAAGAAGTTGTGCTTCAGCATACAGC AGAGTCTGAATGCAGATATGGTGAAGGCAGACGCCCCAGATGCTGTAGTCGCACAGGAGCCACAAG TTCAACAAACTCTTCTCCAGCCTCCCAACGCTGAGCCGCCGACAGAGGAAAATGCTGTGTAA
- the cd99l2 gene encoding CD99 antigen-like protein 2 isoform X4 produces the protein MGKKLSTWTLLAVFSLLIVKGISQDLNLADALDDDLPPTSPPKVNPAGGAGGAVKPSPKPVKPTVKEPAKPKQTGLEDLDLKDALDPNNDIKGNGKDSGKGGSQLSDDDLFDVGNDDSYKPDKGKGGKGASSGGDLDPADDNNYDTMAETGTIAGIVSAVGMALVGAVSGYISYQKKKLCFSIQQSLNADMVKADAPDAVVAQEPQVQQTLLQPPNAEPPTEENAV, from the exons ATGGGGAAAAAGCTCTCGACATGGACGCTTCTAGCGGTCTTTTCTCTGCTGATAGTGAAAG GCATAAGTCAGGATCTGAACTTGGCAGATGCATTGGATGATGACCTACCAC CTACCTCACCACCTAAAGTGAACCCAGCAGGTGGTGCAGGAGGAGCAG TGAAACCCAGTCCTAAACCTGTTAAGCCCACAGTCAAGGAACCAGCAAAGCCCAAACAAACAG GTTTGGAGGACTTAGATCTTAAAGATGCCCTGGATCCCAACAATGACATAAAAGGAAATGGCAAAGACTCTGGCAAAGGCG GTAGTCAACTGTCAGACGATGACCTGTTTGATGTGGGCAATGATGACTCCTACAAACCCGACAAAGGCAAAG GTGGAAAAGGTGCCAGTAGTGGGGGTGATTTGGATCCTGCTGATGACAATAACTACG ACACCATGGCTGAGACTGGAACCATCGCTGGTATTGTGAGCGCTGTTGGCATGGCTCTGGTTGGTGCAGTGAGCGGCTACATCTCCTACCAGAAAAAGAAGTTGTGCTTCAGCATACAGC AGAGTCTGAATGCAGATATGGTGAAGGCAGACGCCCCAGATGCTGTAGTCGCACAGGAGCCACAAG TTCAACAAACTCTTCTCCAGCCTCCCAACGCTGAGCCGCCGACAGAGGAAAATGCTGTGTAA
- the cd99l2 gene encoding CD99 antigen-like protein 2 isoform X2 — protein sequence MGKKLSTWTLLAVFSLLIVKGISQDLNLADALDDDLPPTSPPKVNPAGGAGGAVKPSPKPVKPTVKEPAKPKQTEETYTDLFEATIRPGLLPRTTHNPLRTSVAPQKDQSGLEDLDLKDALDPNNDIKGNGKDSGKGGSQLSDDDLFDVGNDDSYKPDKGKGGKGASSGGDLDPADDNNYDTMAETGTIAGIVSAVGMALVGAVSGYISYQKKKLCFSIQQSLNADMVKADAPDAVVAQEPQVQQTLLQPPNAEPPTEENAV from the exons ATGGGGAAAAAGCTCTCGACATGGACGCTTCTAGCGGTCTTTTCTCTGCTGATAGTGAAAG GCATAAGTCAGGATCTGAACTTGGCAGATGCATTGGATGATGACCTACCAC CTACCTCACCACCTAAAGTGAACCCAGCAGGTGGTGCAGGAGGAGCAG TGAAACCCAGTCCTAAACCTGTTAAGCCCACAGTCAAGGAACCAGCAAAGCCCAAACAAACAG AAGAGACATACACTGATTTATTTGAAGCCACCATTCGGCCGGGCCTGTTGCCCCGAACAACCCATAATCCTCTCCGAACCTCTGTTGCTCCTCAGAAAGACCAGTCTG GTTTGGAGGACTTAGATCTTAAAGATGCCCTGGATCCCAACAATGACATAAAAGGAAATGGCAAAGACTCTGGCAAAGGCG GTAGTCAACTGTCAGACGATGACCTGTTTGATGTGGGCAATGATGACTCCTACAAACCCGACAAAGGCAAAG GTGGAAAAGGTGCCAGTAGTGGGGGTGATTTGGATCCTGCTGATGACAATAACTACG ACACCATGGCTGAGACTGGAACCATCGCTGGTATTGTGAGCGCTGTTGGCATGGCTCTGGTTGGTGCAGTGAGCGGCTACATCTCCTACCAGAAAAAGAAGTTGTGCTTCAGCATACAGC AGAGTCTGAATGCAGATATGGTGAAGGCAGACGCCCCAGATGCTGTAGTCGCACAGGAGCCACAAG TTCAACAAACTCTTCTCCAGCCTCCCAACGCTGAGCCGCCGACAGAGGAAAATGCTGTGTAA
- the cd99l2 gene encoding CD99 antigen-like protein 2 isoform X1 codes for MGKKLSTWTLLAVFSLLIVKGISQDLNLADALDDDLPPTSPPKVNPAGGAGGAVKPSPKPVKPTVKEPAKPKQTEETYTDLFEATIRPGLLPRTTHNPLRTSVAPQKDQSGLEDLDLKDALDPNNDIKGNGKDSGKGDKDLSGGGRDDGKPGSRGGSQLSDDDLFDVGNDDSYKPDKGKGGKGASSGGDLDPADDNNYDTMAETGTIAGIVSAVGMALVGAVSGYISYQKKKLCFSIQQSLNADMVKADAPDAVVAQEPQVQQTLLQPPNAEPPTEENAV; via the exons ATGGGGAAAAAGCTCTCGACATGGACGCTTCTAGCGGTCTTTTCTCTGCTGATAGTGAAAG GCATAAGTCAGGATCTGAACTTGGCAGATGCATTGGATGATGACCTACCAC CTACCTCACCACCTAAAGTGAACCCAGCAGGTGGTGCAGGAGGAGCAG TGAAACCCAGTCCTAAACCTGTTAAGCCCACAGTCAAGGAACCAGCAAAGCCCAAACAAACAG AAGAGACATACACTGATTTATTTGAAGCCACCATTCGGCCGGGCCTGTTGCCCCGAACAACCCATAATCCTCTCCGAACCTCTGTTGCTCCTCAGAAAGACCAGTCTG GTTTGGAGGACTTAGATCTTAAAGATGCCCTGGATCCCAACAATGACATAAAAGGAAATGGCAAAGACTCTGGCAAAGGCG ATAAAGACCTCAGTGGAGGGGGCCGTGATGACGGCAAACCCGGTAGCAGAGGTG GTAGTCAACTGTCAGACGATGACCTGTTTGATGTGGGCAATGATGACTCCTACAAACCCGACAAAGGCAAAG GTGGAAAAGGTGCCAGTAGTGGGGGTGATTTGGATCCTGCTGATGACAATAACTACG ACACCATGGCTGAGACTGGAACCATCGCTGGTATTGTGAGCGCTGTTGGCATGGCTCTGGTTGGTGCAGTGAGCGGCTACATCTCCTACCAGAAAAAGAAGTTGTGCTTCAGCATACAGC AGAGTCTGAATGCAGATATGGTGAAGGCAGACGCCCCAGATGCTGTAGTCGCACAGGAGCCACAAG TTCAACAAACTCTTCTCCAGCCTCCCAACGCTGAGCCGCCGACAGAGGAAAATGCTGTGTAA